One genomic window of Lepeophtheirus salmonis chromosome 5, UVic_Lsal_1.4, whole genome shotgun sequence includes the following:
- the LOC121118123 gene encoding fibroblast growth factor receptor 1 isoform X4, which yields MLVVISCILVFLLHPTFGESGLLRWKLEYRGNNTHEPLAVPSSRRIEMDCRIIHRKNLSERTDWIKNGDPLPKYSHIRIRKGKLVIRDSKVDDSGNYTCIVSDGQNVLIHHYVVKVVHRVVAHRPIVKDSLPGNHTVLLGSNLTLSCDVEYDNILSSMTMAWVKHLYINGSYKNQQDGSANLRLLQNCTLADTFCDFLLSNPNTTTARKLHLTNLQFNDTGPYSCIATDKYGFDVSTGMITVVEELPEVLHLKHVRFMWKIIISASILFTFILIVTCALFWRAESARRKKKNTISVFGYTKQIKVNHINTTSPENSIAPDVTLKKIRSQPKVDSTTGVPFTSEYEFDVDEAWELPIEQLTLGGILGEGNFGKVFKANMNNPKSGTCHEVAVKMLKEGHTDSDVIDLVKEVEIMKKVGSHENVLSLVGVCTKPNGSHPLWAVVEYALHGCLKTHLQKRKNERLLLSSEEMYSFSNQISKGMNFLSKRKCVHRDLAARNILLADKNVIKIADFGMARDVNGKEYYRKRSGGKLPIKWMAPEAFFQNFYSTQSDVWSYGILLWEIANYGEQPYREIFDHITLFKKLDEGYRLSKPSDCPQIFYDLMKYCWKYHPEERPNWENLITLTDSLLAGTLDYRYLTLSSENGDDVTTPILMGGERYANCIPSILTCDIKTSSRPPSYVSGYCDIELYTQNRIHPFKTGYSNNVYGKLLNDSISSISSSAASSSNEEHPDEEPSK from the exons GTGATTTCGTGTATACTCGTGTTTCTCTTACATCCCACATTTGGAGAATCAGGACTTCTTCGATGGAAGCTTGAATATCGTGGAAATAATACCCATGAACCCCTGGCAGTACCATCCTCAAGACGTATTGAAATGGACTGCCGAATAATTCACCGAAAAAATTTATCTGAAAGGACTGATTGGATTAAAAACGGGGATCCATTGCCAAAATATTCTCATATCCGTATACGAAAAGGGAAGCTTGTTATTCGGGACAGTAAGGTGGATGATAGTGGGAACTACACGTGTATAGTTTCTGATGGGCAAAATGTCCTTATTCATCATTATGTG gTCAAAGTCGTTCATCGCGTAGTTGCACATCGACCTATCGTAAAGGATAGTTTACCAGGGAATCATACCGTTCTGTTAGGGTCGAATCTGACTCTCTCATGTGATGTAGAATATGATAATATACTGAGCTCAATGACTATGGCATGGGTCAAGCATCTTTATATTAATGGTTCATATAAGAACCAGCAAGATGGGTCCGCTAATCTACGGCTTCTCCAAAACTGCACGCTTGCAGACACTTTCTGTGATTTTTTGTTGAGTAATCCGAATACTACAACTGCCAGg aaattacATCTAACGAATCTTCAGTTCAATGATACTGGACCCTATTCTTGTATAGCAACCGATAAATATGGGTTTGATGTTAGTACAGGCATGATAACAGTTGTGGAAGAGCTTCCAGAGGTCCTTCATCTTAAGCATGTTCGTTTTATgtggaaaattataatttcagcATCAATTCTTTTCACATTCATTTTGATTGTTACTTGTGCTCTTTTTTGgag AGCTGAATCTGCGAGACGTAAGAAAAAGAACACGATATCTGTTTTTGGATATACTAAACAAATCAAAGTTAACCATATCAACACTACTTCCCCTGAGAACTCAATCGCACCTGATGTGACGCTAAAAAAGATAAG GTCTCAACCCAAAGTAGATTCAACGACTGGTGTTCCCTTTACGAGCGAGTATGAGTTTGATGTCGATGAAGCATGGGAATTACCAATTGAGCAACTCACCCTAGGAGGTATATTAGGGGAGGGAAACTTTGGGAAAGTATTTAAAGCGAATATGAATAATCCTAAGAGTGGAACTTGCCATGAAGTAGCTGTTAAGATGCTGAAAGAAGGTCATACCGACTCTGACGTTATAGATTTAGTTAAAGAAgttgaaattatgaaaaaggttGGCTCGCATGAAAATGTTCTTTCACTGGTTGGGGTTTGTACTAAGCCTAACGGATCACATCCTCTTTGGGCTGTGGTGGAATATGCCCTGCATGGATGTCTTAAAACTCATCTTCAAAAGCGAAAAAATGAGAGGTTATTGCTTAGCTCTGAGGAAATGTACTCTTTTTCTAATCAGATTTCCAAAGGAATGAACTTTTTGTCGAAAAGGAAGTGTGTTCATCGAGATCTAGCCGCCAGAAATATCCTTTTGGCAGATAAGAACGTCATCAAAATTGCAGACTTCGGCATGGCAAG agatGTTAACGGAAAGGAATATTATCGTAAGAGAAGCGGTGGTAAATTACCCATTAAATGGATGGCCCCAGAGGCAttctttcaaaacttttattcaacgCAATCAGATGTATGGTCTTATGGCATACTTTTGTGGGAAATTGCCAACTACGGAGAACAACCTTATAGGGAAATTTTCGATCATATCACTTTATTCAAAAAGCTTGATGAAGGCTACCGCTTATCTAAGCCATCCGATTGTCCGCAGATTTTTTATGACCTGATGAAATATTGCTGGAAATATCACCCAGAAGAACGACCCAATTGGGAAAACCTGATTACTCTCACCGATAGTTTACTCGCAG GCACGCTTGATTATCGATACTTGACCTTATCTTCTGAAAATGGAGATGATGTCACTACACCTATTCTTATGGGTGGTGAACGCTATGCAAATTGCATTCCTTCTATTCTCACATGTGATATAAAGACTAGTAGTCGACCTCCGTCATATGTTTCAGGATACTGTGATATTGAACTGTATACTCAAAATCGGATACATCCATTCAAAACTGGCTATAGTAATAATGTCTATGGAAAACTTTTAAACGA TTCAATCTCGTCAATATCTTCCTCGGCAGCCTCTTCCTCAAATGAGGAGCATCCGGATGAAGAACCCTCTAAGTGA
- the LOC121118123 gene encoding fibroblast growth factor receptor 1 isoform X2 — MLVVISCILVFLLHPTFGESGLLRWKLEYRGNNTHEPLAVPSSRRIEMDCRIIHRKNLSERTDWIKNGDPLPKYSHIRIRKGKLVIRDSKVDDSGNYTCIVSDGQNVLIHHYVVKVVHRVVAHRPIVKDSLPGNHTVLLGSNLTLSCDVEYDNILSSMTMAWVKHLYINGSYKNQQDGSANLRLLQNCTLADTFCDFLLSNPNTTTARKLHLTNLQFNDTGPYSCIATDKYGFDVSTGMITVVEELPEVLHLKHVRFMWKIIISASILFTFILIVTCALFWRAESARRKKKNTISVFGYTKQIKVNHINTTSPENSIAPDVTLKKIRSQPKVDSTTGVPFTSEYEFDVDEAWELPIEQLTLGGILGEGNFGKVFKANMNNPKSGTCHEVAVKMLKEGHTDSDVIDLVKEVEIMKKVGSHENVLSLVGVCTKPNGSHPLWAVVEYALHGCLKTHLQKRKNERLLLSSEEMYSFSNQISKGMNFLSKRKCVHRDLAARNILLADKNVIKIADFGMARDVNGKEYYRKRSGGKLPIKWMAPEAFFQNFYSTQSDVWSYGILLWEIANYGEQPYREIFDHITLFKKLDEGYRLSKPSDCPQIFYDLMKYCWKYHPEERPNWENLITLTDSLLAGTLDYRYLTLSSENGDDVTTPILMGGERYANCIPSILTCDIKTSSRPPSYVSGYCDIELYTQNRIHPFKTGYSNNVYGKLLNDSCSSISSISSSAASSSNEEHPDEEPSK; from the exons GTGATTTCGTGTATACTCGTGTTTCTCTTACATCCCACATTTGGAGAATCAGGACTTCTTCGATGGAAGCTTGAATATCGTGGAAATAATACCCATGAACCCCTGGCAGTACCATCCTCAAGACGTATTGAAATGGACTGCCGAATAATTCACCGAAAAAATTTATCTGAAAGGACTGATTGGATTAAAAACGGGGATCCATTGCCAAAATATTCTCATATCCGTATACGAAAAGGGAAGCTTGTTATTCGGGACAGTAAGGTGGATGATAGTGGGAACTACACGTGTATAGTTTCTGATGGGCAAAATGTCCTTATTCATCATTATGTG gTCAAAGTCGTTCATCGCGTAGTTGCACATCGACCTATCGTAAAGGATAGTTTACCAGGGAATCATACCGTTCTGTTAGGGTCGAATCTGACTCTCTCATGTGATGTAGAATATGATAATATACTGAGCTCAATGACTATGGCATGGGTCAAGCATCTTTATATTAATGGTTCATATAAGAACCAGCAAGATGGGTCCGCTAATCTACGGCTTCTCCAAAACTGCACGCTTGCAGACACTTTCTGTGATTTTTTGTTGAGTAATCCGAATACTACAACTGCCAGg aaattacATCTAACGAATCTTCAGTTCAATGATACTGGACCCTATTCTTGTATAGCAACCGATAAATATGGGTTTGATGTTAGTACAGGCATGATAACAGTTGTGGAAGAGCTTCCAGAGGTCCTTCATCTTAAGCATGTTCGTTTTATgtggaaaattataatttcagcATCAATTCTTTTCACATTCATTTTGATTGTTACTTGTGCTCTTTTTTGgag AGCTGAATCTGCGAGACGTAAGAAAAAGAACACGATATCTGTTTTTGGATATACTAAACAAATCAAAGTTAACCATATCAACACTACTTCCCCTGAGAACTCAATCGCACCTGATGTGACGCTAAAAAAGATAAG GTCTCAACCCAAAGTAGATTCAACGACTGGTGTTCCCTTTACGAGCGAGTATGAGTTTGATGTCGATGAAGCATGGGAATTACCAATTGAGCAACTCACCCTAGGAGGTATATTAGGGGAGGGAAACTTTGGGAAAGTATTTAAAGCGAATATGAATAATCCTAAGAGTGGAACTTGCCATGAAGTAGCTGTTAAGATGCTGAAAGAAGGTCATACCGACTCTGACGTTATAGATTTAGTTAAAGAAgttgaaattatgaaaaaggttGGCTCGCATGAAAATGTTCTTTCACTGGTTGGGGTTTGTACTAAGCCTAACGGATCACATCCTCTTTGGGCTGTGGTGGAATATGCCCTGCATGGATGTCTTAAAACTCATCTTCAAAAGCGAAAAAATGAGAGGTTATTGCTTAGCTCTGAGGAAATGTACTCTTTTTCTAATCAGATTTCCAAAGGAATGAACTTTTTGTCGAAAAGGAAGTGTGTTCATCGAGATCTAGCCGCCAGAAATATCCTTTTGGCAGATAAGAACGTCATCAAAATTGCAGACTTCGGCATGGCAAG agatGTTAACGGAAAGGAATATTATCGTAAGAGAAGCGGTGGTAAATTACCCATTAAATGGATGGCCCCAGAGGCAttctttcaaaacttttattcaacgCAATCAGATGTATGGTCTTATGGCATACTTTTGTGGGAAATTGCCAACTACGGAGAACAACCTTATAGGGAAATTTTCGATCATATCACTTTATTCAAAAAGCTTGATGAAGGCTACCGCTTATCTAAGCCATCCGATTGTCCGCAGATTTTTTATGACCTGATGAAATATTGCTGGAAATATCACCCAGAAGAACGACCCAATTGGGAAAACCTGATTACTCTCACCGATAGTTTACTCGCAG GCACGCTTGATTATCGATACTTGACCTTATCTTCTGAAAATGGAGATGATGTCACTACACCTATTCTTATGGGTGGTGAACGCTATGCAAATTGCATTCCTTCTATTCTCACATGTGATATAAAGACTAGTAGTCGACCTCCGTCATATGTTTCAGGATACTGTGATATTGAACTGTATACTCAAAATCGGATACATCCATTCAAAACTGGCTATAGTAATAATGTCTATGGAAAACTTTTAAACGA CAGCTGTAGTTCAATCTCGTCAATATCTTCCTCGGCAGCCTCTTCCTCAAATGAGGAGCATCCGGATGAAGAACCCTCTAAGTGA
- the LOC121118123 gene encoding fibroblast growth factor receptor 1 isoform X3, translated as MLVVISCILVFLLHPTFGESGLLRWKLEYRGNNTHEPLAVPSSRRIEMDCRIIHRKNLSERTDWIKNGDPLPKYSHIRIRKGKLVIRDSKVDDSGNYTCIVSDGQNVLIHHYVVKVVHRVVAHRPIVKDSLPGNHTVLLGSNLTLSCDVEYDNILSSMTMAWVKHLYINGSYKNQQDGSANLRLLQNCTLADTFCDFLLSNPNTTTARKLHLTNLQFNDTGPYSCIATDKYGFDVSTGMITVVEELPEVLHLKHVRFMWKIIISASILFTFILIVTCALFWRAESARRKKKNTISVFGYTKQIKVNHINTTSPENSIAPDVTLKKIRSQPKVDSTTGVPFTSEYEFDVDEAWELPIEQLTLGGILGEGNFGKVFKANMNNPKSGTCHEVAVKMLKEGHTDSDVIDLVKEVEIMKKVGSHENVLSLVGVCTKPNGSHPLWAVVEYALHGCLKTHLQKRKNERLLLSSEEMYSFSNQISKGMNFLSKRKCVHRDLAARNILLADKNVIKIADFGMARDVNGKEYYRKRSGGKLPIKWMAPEAFFQNFYSTQSDVWSYGILLWEIANYGEQPYREIFDHITLFKKLDEGYRLSKPSDCPQIFYDLMKYCWKYHPEERPNWENLITLTDSLLAGTLDYRYLTLSSENGDDVTTPILMGGERYANCIPSILTCDIKTSSRPPSYVSGYCDIELYTQNRIHPFKTGYSNNVYGKLLNDCSSISSISSSAASSSNEEHPDEEPSK; from the exons GTGATTTCGTGTATACTCGTGTTTCTCTTACATCCCACATTTGGAGAATCAGGACTTCTTCGATGGAAGCTTGAATATCGTGGAAATAATACCCATGAACCCCTGGCAGTACCATCCTCAAGACGTATTGAAATGGACTGCCGAATAATTCACCGAAAAAATTTATCTGAAAGGACTGATTGGATTAAAAACGGGGATCCATTGCCAAAATATTCTCATATCCGTATACGAAAAGGGAAGCTTGTTATTCGGGACAGTAAGGTGGATGATAGTGGGAACTACACGTGTATAGTTTCTGATGGGCAAAATGTCCTTATTCATCATTATGTG gTCAAAGTCGTTCATCGCGTAGTTGCACATCGACCTATCGTAAAGGATAGTTTACCAGGGAATCATACCGTTCTGTTAGGGTCGAATCTGACTCTCTCATGTGATGTAGAATATGATAATATACTGAGCTCAATGACTATGGCATGGGTCAAGCATCTTTATATTAATGGTTCATATAAGAACCAGCAAGATGGGTCCGCTAATCTACGGCTTCTCCAAAACTGCACGCTTGCAGACACTTTCTGTGATTTTTTGTTGAGTAATCCGAATACTACAACTGCCAGg aaattacATCTAACGAATCTTCAGTTCAATGATACTGGACCCTATTCTTGTATAGCAACCGATAAATATGGGTTTGATGTTAGTACAGGCATGATAACAGTTGTGGAAGAGCTTCCAGAGGTCCTTCATCTTAAGCATGTTCGTTTTATgtggaaaattataatttcagcATCAATTCTTTTCACATTCATTTTGATTGTTACTTGTGCTCTTTTTTGgag AGCTGAATCTGCGAGACGTAAGAAAAAGAACACGATATCTGTTTTTGGATATACTAAACAAATCAAAGTTAACCATATCAACACTACTTCCCCTGAGAACTCAATCGCACCTGATGTGACGCTAAAAAAGATAAG GTCTCAACCCAAAGTAGATTCAACGACTGGTGTTCCCTTTACGAGCGAGTATGAGTTTGATGTCGATGAAGCATGGGAATTACCAATTGAGCAACTCACCCTAGGAGGTATATTAGGGGAGGGAAACTTTGGGAAAGTATTTAAAGCGAATATGAATAATCCTAAGAGTGGAACTTGCCATGAAGTAGCTGTTAAGATGCTGAAAGAAGGTCATACCGACTCTGACGTTATAGATTTAGTTAAAGAAgttgaaattatgaaaaaggttGGCTCGCATGAAAATGTTCTTTCACTGGTTGGGGTTTGTACTAAGCCTAACGGATCACATCCTCTTTGGGCTGTGGTGGAATATGCCCTGCATGGATGTCTTAAAACTCATCTTCAAAAGCGAAAAAATGAGAGGTTATTGCTTAGCTCTGAGGAAATGTACTCTTTTTCTAATCAGATTTCCAAAGGAATGAACTTTTTGTCGAAAAGGAAGTGTGTTCATCGAGATCTAGCCGCCAGAAATATCCTTTTGGCAGATAAGAACGTCATCAAAATTGCAGACTTCGGCATGGCAAG agatGTTAACGGAAAGGAATATTATCGTAAGAGAAGCGGTGGTAAATTACCCATTAAATGGATGGCCCCAGAGGCAttctttcaaaacttttattcaacgCAATCAGATGTATGGTCTTATGGCATACTTTTGTGGGAAATTGCCAACTACGGAGAACAACCTTATAGGGAAATTTTCGATCATATCACTTTATTCAAAAAGCTTGATGAAGGCTACCGCTTATCTAAGCCATCCGATTGTCCGCAGATTTTTTATGACCTGATGAAATATTGCTGGAAATATCACCCAGAAGAACGACCCAATTGGGAAAACCTGATTACTCTCACCGATAGTTTACTCGCAG GCACGCTTGATTATCGATACTTGACCTTATCTTCTGAAAATGGAGATGATGTCACTACACCTATTCTTATGGGTGGTGAACGCTATGCAAATTGCATTCCTTCTATTCTCACATGTGATATAAAGACTAGTAGTCGACCTCCGTCATATGTTTCAGGATACTGTGATATTGAACTGTATACTCAAAATCGGATACATCCATTCAAAACTGGCTATAGTAATAATGTCTATGGAAAACTTTTAAACGA CTGTAGTTCAATCTCGTCAATATCTTCCTCGGCAGCCTCTTCCTCAAATGAGGAGCATCCGGATGAAGAACCCTCTAAGTGA
- the LOC121118123 gene encoding fibroblast growth factor receptor 1 isoform X1, whose protein sequence is MLVVISCILVFLLHPTFGESGLLRWKLEYRGNNTHEPLAVPSSRRIEMDCRIIHRKNLSERTDWIKNGDPLPKYSHIRIRKGKLVIRDSKVDDSGNYTCIVSDGQNVLIHHYVVKVVHRVVAHRPIVKDSLPGNHTVLLGSNLTLSCDVEYDNILSSMTMAWVKHLYINGSYKNQQDGSANLRLLQNCTLADTFCDFLLSNPNTTTARKLHLTNLQFNDTGPYSCIATDKYGFDVSTGMITVVEELPEVLHLKHVRFMWKIIISASILFTFILIVTCALFWRAESARRKKKNTISVFGYTKQIKVNHINTTSPENSIAPDVTLKKIRSQPKVDSTTGVPFTSEYEFDVDEAWELPIEQLTLGGILGEGNFGKVFKANMNNPKSGTCHEVAVKMLKEGHTDSDVIDLVKEVEIMKKVGSHENVLSLVGVCTKPNGSHPLWAVVEYALHGCLKTHLQKRKNERLLLSSEEMYSFSNQISKGMNFLSKRKCVHRDLAARNILLADKNVIKIADFGMARDVNGKEYYRKRSGGKLPIKWMAPEAFFQNFYSTQSDVWSYGILLWEIANYGEQPYREIFDHITLFKKLDEGYRLSKPSDCPQIFYDLMKYCWKYHPEERPNWENLITLTDSLLAGTLDYRYLTLSSENGDDVTTPILMGGERYANCIPSILTCDIKTSSRPPSYVSGYCDIELYTQNRIHPFKTGYSNNVYGKLLNDHISSCSSISSISSSAASSSNEEHPDEEPSK, encoded by the exons GTGATTTCGTGTATACTCGTGTTTCTCTTACATCCCACATTTGGAGAATCAGGACTTCTTCGATGGAAGCTTGAATATCGTGGAAATAATACCCATGAACCCCTGGCAGTACCATCCTCAAGACGTATTGAAATGGACTGCCGAATAATTCACCGAAAAAATTTATCTGAAAGGACTGATTGGATTAAAAACGGGGATCCATTGCCAAAATATTCTCATATCCGTATACGAAAAGGGAAGCTTGTTATTCGGGACAGTAAGGTGGATGATAGTGGGAACTACACGTGTATAGTTTCTGATGGGCAAAATGTCCTTATTCATCATTATGTG gTCAAAGTCGTTCATCGCGTAGTTGCACATCGACCTATCGTAAAGGATAGTTTACCAGGGAATCATACCGTTCTGTTAGGGTCGAATCTGACTCTCTCATGTGATGTAGAATATGATAATATACTGAGCTCAATGACTATGGCATGGGTCAAGCATCTTTATATTAATGGTTCATATAAGAACCAGCAAGATGGGTCCGCTAATCTACGGCTTCTCCAAAACTGCACGCTTGCAGACACTTTCTGTGATTTTTTGTTGAGTAATCCGAATACTACAACTGCCAGg aaattacATCTAACGAATCTTCAGTTCAATGATACTGGACCCTATTCTTGTATAGCAACCGATAAATATGGGTTTGATGTTAGTACAGGCATGATAACAGTTGTGGAAGAGCTTCCAGAGGTCCTTCATCTTAAGCATGTTCGTTTTATgtggaaaattataatttcagcATCAATTCTTTTCACATTCATTTTGATTGTTACTTGTGCTCTTTTTTGgag AGCTGAATCTGCGAGACGTAAGAAAAAGAACACGATATCTGTTTTTGGATATACTAAACAAATCAAAGTTAACCATATCAACACTACTTCCCCTGAGAACTCAATCGCACCTGATGTGACGCTAAAAAAGATAAG GTCTCAACCCAAAGTAGATTCAACGACTGGTGTTCCCTTTACGAGCGAGTATGAGTTTGATGTCGATGAAGCATGGGAATTACCAATTGAGCAACTCACCCTAGGAGGTATATTAGGGGAGGGAAACTTTGGGAAAGTATTTAAAGCGAATATGAATAATCCTAAGAGTGGAACTTGCCATGAAGTAGCTGTTAAGATGCTGAAAGAAGGTCATACCGACTCTGACGTTATAGATTTAGTTAAAGAAgttgaaattatgaaaaaggttGGCTCGCATGAAAATGTTCTTTCACTGGTTGGGGTTTGTACTAAGCCTAACGGATCACATCCTCTTTGGGCTGTGGTGGAATATGCCCTGCATGGATGTCTTAAAACTCATCTTCAAAAGCGAAAAAATGAGAGGTTATTGCTTAGCTCTGAGGAAATGTACTCTTTTTCTAATCAGATTTCCAAAGGAATGAACTTTTTGTCGAAAAGGAAGTGTGTTCATCGAGATCTAGCCGCCAGAAATATCCTTTTGGCAGATAAGAACGTCATCAAAATTGCAGACTTCGGCATGGCAAG agatGTTAACGGAAAGGAATATTATCGTAAGAGAAGCGGTGGTAAATTACCCATTAAATGGATGGCCCCAGAGGCAttctttcaaaacttttattcaacgCAATCAGATGTATGGTCTTATGGCATACTTTTGTGGGAAATTGCCAACTACGGAGAACAACCTTATAGGGAAATTTTCGATCATATCACTTTATTCAAAAAGCTTGATGAAGGCTACCGCTTATCTAAGCCATCCGATTGTCCGCAGATTTTTTATGACCTGATGAAATATTGCTGGAAATATCACCCAGAAGAACGACCCAATTGGGAAAACCTGATTACTCTCACCGATAGTTTACTCGCAG GCACGCTTGATTATCGATACTTGACCTTATCTTCTGAAAATGGAGATGATGTCACTACACCTATTCTTATGGGTGGTGAACGCTATGCAAATTGCATTCCTTCTATTCTCACATGTGATATAAAGACTAGTAGTCGACCTCCGTCATATGTTTCAGGATACTGTGATATTGAACTGTATACTCAAAATCGGATACATCCATTCAAAACTGGCTATAGTAATAATGTCTATGGAAAACTTTTAAACGA TCATATCAGCAGCTGTAGTTCAATCTCGTCAATATCTTCCTCGGCAGCCTCTTCCTCAAATGAGGAGCATCCGGATGAAGAACCCTCTAAGTGA